From Thermogladius calderae 1633, a single genomic window includes:
- the speD gene encoding adenosylmethionine decarboxylase, with translation MSVYIESLKKKVVGKHVYGELYGCDPDLLSDPVYLRKVVEESAKVGNFTILDVKTWKIDPGVTVFAVVLESHISIHTWPEYSFATVDVYTCGEKTDPLAAFKYIAKALRAARYTLRTSSRDYEEENE, from the coding sequence ATGAGTGTTTACATAGAGAGTTTGAAAAAGAAGGTCGTGGGGAAGCACGTTTACGGCGAGCTCTACGGTTGCGACCCAGATTTGTTGAGTGACCCCGTGTATTTGAGAAAGGTCGTCGAGGAGTCGGCTAAGGTGGGCAACTTCACGATCCTAGACGTGAAGACGTGGAAGATCGACCCGGGCGTTACAGTCTTCGCGGTGGTCCTCGAGAGCCACATATCGATACACACGTGGCCCGAGTACTCCTTCGCCACGGTAGACGTATACACTTGTGGGGAGAAGACCGACCCCCTGGCTGCCTTCAAGTACATCGCGAAGGCCCTGAGAGCCGCGAGATACACGTTGCGGACGTCTTCGAGGGACTACGAGGAGGAGAATGAGTAG
- a CDS encoding phosphoglucomutase: MRLFGTAGIRLRYPGEIDPVLCYRIGLAVSRLGLSRKAFIVHDSRTTSQVLTLATAAGLMAGGVDVYLVGLAPTPVAAYAAKRGRGVGVSVTASHNPPEYNGLKFYDPEGFEFVRGLEKEVEEAVFNKALSPLGWSEAGRFYTEPGLVDDYVEDLYELTRPRKMAWRPVLVVDLANGAAGHVTPALLRMMGAIPLTVNANPDGFFPVRTPEPRKDVLESYIDLYSSVKPAAVLAHDGDADRLAVLDPVEGFIKQDRVIAFFIDELGGGSKGKVVVSVDTGRVVDEVAERHGLSVERYLLGKTHEKVKEDPDIVIAAEPWKLIYPRWGPWVDGVLQAALISRVVVEEGKRFAEVLKDRGIKEYPWDRRSYKLRPEEKLDAVYRRLAENLRNKFGEPVKETLIDGYRYDYDDGSWVLVRRSGTEPKIRFYMEAPSRDKLKTMVVAVESEVRRTVGEYSAMVEEVTVG, translated from the coding sequence TTGAGACTCTTCGGCACTGCCGGCATTAGGTTACGGTACCCCGGCGAGATAGACCCTGTTCTATGCTACAGGATAGGGCTAGCAGTCTCGAGGCTGGGGCTTTCCCGCAAGGCGTTTATCGTCCACGACTCAAGGACGACAAGCCAAGTCCTGACACTCGCTACGGCTGCAGGCCTTATGGCTGGAGGGGTGGACGTCTACTTAGTCGGCTTAGCACCCACGCCCGTCGCGGCTTACGCGGCTAAGAGGGGGAGGGGGGTCGGCGTCAGCGTAACTGCAAGCCACAACCCCCCCGAGTACAACGGGCTCAAGTTCTACGACCCGGAAGGCTTTGAGTTCGTCAGGGGCCTGGAAAAAGAGGTCGAGGAGGCAGTCTTCAACAAGGCCCTATCACCCCTGGGGTGGAGCGAGGCGGGTAGGTTCTACACTGAGCCGGGCCTCGTGGACGACTACGTCGAGGACCTGTACGAGTTGACGCGGCCGCGGAAGATGGCCTGGAGGCCCGTACTAGTAGTCGACCTGGCAAACGGGGCCGCCGGCCATGTGACGCCCGCTCTCCTGAGGATGATGGGTGCCATCCCCCTCACGGTCAACGCAAACCCGGACGGCTTCTTCCCTGTGAGGACGCCCGAGCCGAGGAAAGACGTCCTCGAGTCTTACATAGACCTCTACTCCAGCGTCAAGCCGGCGGCCGTCCTCGCACACGACGGTGACGCCGACAGGCTAGCAGTACTCGACCCAGTAGAGGGCTTCATAAAGCAGGACAGGGTCATAGCCTTCTTCATCGACGAGCTGGGCGGAGGCTCGAAGGGGAAGGTAGTCGTGAGCGTGGACACTGGGCGGGTCGTGGACGAGGTCGCCGAGAGGCACGGGCTCAGCGTAGAGAGGTACCTGCTTGGCAAGACGCACGAGAAGGTGAAGGAGGACCCCGATATCGTGATAGCGGCAGAGCCCTGGAAGCTCATCTACCCCAGGTGGGGGCCCTGGGTCGACGGCGTGCTACAGGCCGCGCTGATAAGCAGGGTAGTAGTAGAGGAGGGTAAGAGGTTCGCCGAGGTGTTAAAGGATAGGGGGATTAAGGAGTACCCGTGGGACAGGAGGAGCTACAAGTTGAGACCCGAGGAGAAGCTGGACGCCGTCTACCGCAGGCTGGCCGAGAACCTCAGGAACAAGTTCGGGGAGCCCGTGAAGGAGACCCTCATAGACGGGTACAGGTACGACTACGACGACGGCTCCTGGGTCTTGGTCAGGCGCAGTGGTACGGAGCCTAAGATAAGGTTCTACATGGAGGCCCCTTCGAGAGACAAGCTCAAGACAATGGTGGTTGCCGTGGAGTCGGAGGTAAGGAGAACGGTAGGAGAGTACTCTGCGATGGTCGAGGAAGTGACGGTGGGCTAG
- a CDS encoding HAD hydrolase family protein — protein MVDKALVFDYDGVLAEIGKDIPLPWVQGVLRELKRKYRLLIASTRSTSFLVEQVPSADAYIGVNGLEVLAGGYLVYPLRALDERRSRDVEELYMRLREPCLRVELKKSLLGRALGLGVGWRRCPNKPADVIAVEEESERRGLFVFKYQRPFIEVYVAETSKAAGLRVARALLGVSEAYFFGDSESDIEVFGEVEHPVFVRNEYNRHLNPLGVVEVWQQDLPVFLKRLL, from the coding sequence TTGGTAGACAAGGCCCTCGTGTTCGACTACGACGGGGTACTCGCGGAGATAGGGAAGGACATCCCACTGCCCTGGGTACAGGGTGTCCTCCGAGAGCTGAAGAGGAAGTACAGGCTGCTGATCGCCTCTACGAGGAGCACGAGCTTTCTGGTCGAGCAAGTCCCCTCTGCCGACGCGTACATCGGGGTTAACGGCCTCGAGGTCCTCGCGGGGGGCTACCTCGTGTACCCCTTAAGGGCTCTCGACGAGCGCAGGTCTAGAGACGTCGAGGAGCTGTACATGAGGCTGAGAGAACCCTGCCTACGGGTAGAGCTGAAGAAGAGCCTTCTAGGGAGGGCTCTCGGGCTGGGGGTCGGGTGGAGGAGGTGCCCCAATAAGCCGGCGGATGTCATCGCGGTCGAGGAGGAGTCTGAAAGGAGGGGGCTCTTCGTGTTCAAGTACCAGCGCCCGTTCATAGAGGTCTACGTAGCTGAGACGAGCAAGGCCGCGGGGTTGAGGGTCGCCAGGGCGCTTCTCGGAGTCTCAGAGGCCTACTTCTTCGGGGACAGCGAGAGCGACATAGAGGTGTTCGGCGAGGTCGAGCACCCCGTCTTTGTCAGGAACGAGTACAACCGTCACCTAAACCCGCTAGGGGTCGTAGAGGTCTGGCAACAAGACCTGCCCGTGTTCTTGAAGAGGCTGCTCTAG
- the upp gene encoding uracil phosphoribosyltransferase — protein MLKVRVLDHPYIQVVLTTLRDKNIRQIEFRKAMVRLGRAMGFEITRDLELERVEVETPLGVKTEGVRFKDMDKVVIITVLRAGMPMTEGLIKIFYNARQGVVSARRVEEKGMRADKTFDVEITYVRLPKISNEDTVIIVDPMLATGSTIREVLKIVLSKSRPRKVFVVGAIATPLAIDRVREVVEEYNLDATIYTAAVDLTVNEKGYIVPGLGDAGDRAFGE, from the coding sequence TTGCTAAAGGTCCGAGTACTAGATCACCCGTATATACAGGTAGTCCTCACCACTCTAAGAGACAAGAACATCAGGCAGATAGAGTTCAGGAAGGCCATGGTAAGGCTCGGCAGGGCCATGGGCTTTGAGATAACGAGAGACCTAGAGCTGGAGCGCGTGGAAGTCGAGACACCACTAGGCGTCAAGACAGAGGGAGTCAGGTTCAAGGACATGGACAAGGTGGTGATAATAACCGTTTTGAGAGCAGGCATGCCTATGACAGAGGGGCTGATAAAGATCTTCTACAACGCTAGGCAAGGCGTAGTCTCCGCCAGGAGGGTGGAAGAGAAGGGGATGCGCGCTGACAAAACCTTCGACGTCGAGATCACGTACGTGAGGCTGCCGAAAATAAGTAATGAGGACACCGTCATCATAGTGGACCCTATGCTGGCTACGGGCTCGACGATCAGAGAGGTCCTCAAGATAGTGCTGTCCAAGAGCAGGCCCCGGAAGGTCTTCGTCGTGGGCGCTATTGCTACACCGCTCGCGATCGACAGGGTTAGAGAGGTGGTCGAGGAGTACAACCTGGACGCCACGATCTACACAGCAGCGGTCGACCTCACAGTCAACGAGAAGGGTTATATAGTCCCCGGCCTAGGTGATGCAGGAGACAGGGCATTCGGAGAGTGA
- a CDS encoding alpha/beta fold hydrolase: MREDLYGYGDNRCRVIYEQRPGIPVLLLHGYSFTSDVWRDIGLLDELDGRRIPYLAVDMPYGKVSKCIKHTRSPVENVEFAKSAYKAFFGEVPPLVIGASLGGYIAMRYAVSNPVAGLLLVAPVGAGEFVDAFKRMKVRMRIFYGERDDVVDYAELRTFASATGGELVVYEGAGHALYLDQPGRFLRDFADFYNKILSKPP; encoded by the coding sequence ATGCGCGAGGACCTATACGGCTACGGGGACAACAGGTGTAGGGTGATATACGAGCAGAGGCCAGGCATACCAGTCCTACTCCTACACGGGTACAGCTTCACTAGCGATGTCTGGAGGGACATAGGGCTCCTAGACGAACTCGACGGGAGGAGGATCCCCTACCTCGCGGTAGACATGCCGTACGGCAAGGTCTCGAAGTGCATTAAACACACTAGGAGCCCCGTGGAGAACGTGGAGTTCGCCAAGAGCGCCTACAAGGCTTTCTTCGGCGAAGTCCCGCCCCTAGTCATAGGGGCGAGCCTCGGCGGCTACATCGCCATGAGGTACGCTGTGTCAAACCCTGTCGCGGGTCTACTACTAGTGGCGCCCGTCGGGGCAGGGGAGTTTGTAGACGCCTTCAAGAGGATGAAGGTGAGAATGAGGATATTTTACGGGGAGAGAGACGACGTAGTCGACTACGCCGAGCTGAGGACCTTCGCCTCAGCCACGGGTGGGGAGCTAGTGGTCTACGAGGGCGCGGGCCACGCGTTGTACCTAGACCAGCCTGGTAGGTTCCTCAGGGACTTCGCAGACTTCTACAACAAGATTCTGTCTAAACCTCCGTGA
- a CDS encoding DHH family phosphoesterase, with amino-acid sequence MVEYAVITHTDMDGVGGAGIYALASGEWPRYVYFTEPYKLHRLLGEKLSTIKGVEKLVLIDLGINPGGFPELVGLARELTAKGVSVEWYDHHLWDDEWVSAVSGAGVKLYLDTSTCATGVVYRYYAAGRVNREIAEELVPGVCAGDLWTFDHWRGGWYLRLIRRGDSDSWRLKVMREVFKGRAWASSFTEKVEEAMDGELRALSSVENIVVREADGVRVVAAYENSDVENSFLAAYLLTRYSADVAVIASVDGKLSLRSRSVDVRRVAVKLGGGGHMYASGAKVTIPLSRKLLSIVDKKALLNYVADRVYSALV; translated from the coding sequence GTGGTCGAGTACGCCGTCATAACACACACCGACATGGACGGTGTAGGGGGCGCCGGCATATACGCGCTGGCGTCGGGGGAGTGGCCTAGGTACGTCTACTTCACCGAGCCCTACAAGCTGCACAGGCTCCTCGGCGAGAAACTGAGCACGATCAAGGGGGTGGAGAAGCTGGTGCTGATAGACCTCGGGATCAACCCAGGCGGTTTCCCGGAGCTGGTAGGCTTGGCCAGAGAGCTTACGGCGAAAGGGGTGAGCGTCGAGTGGTACGACCACCACTTGTGGGACGACGAGTGGGTGTCGGCGGTAAGCGGGGCCGGCGTCAAGCTCTACCTCGACACGTCGACATGCGCGACCGGTGTCGTGTACAGGTACTACGCTGCGGGGAGGGTGAACAGGGAGATAGCCGAGGAGCTCGTCCCAGGTGTCTGCGCCGGGGACTTGTGGACGTTCGACCACTGGAGGGGGGGCTGGTACCTCAGGCTCATAAGGAGAGGCGACAGCGACTCGTGGAGGCTTAAGGTCATGAGAGAGGTCTTCAAGGGGAGGGCCTGGGCTAGTAGCTTCACAGAAAAAGTGGAGGAGGCAATGGACGGGGAGCTCAGGGCTTTATCCAGTGTAGAGAACATCGTCGTGAGAGAGGCAGACGGTGTACGCGTGGTCGCGGCTTACGAGAACAGCGATGTCGAGAACAGCTTCCTCGCAGCCTACCTGCTCACCAGGTACAGCGCCGACGTCGCCGTGATCGCATCGGTAGACGGAAAGCTGAGCCTGAGGAGTAGGAGCGTAGACGTCAGAAGGGTCGCGGTGAAGCTGGGTGGGGGAGGGCACATGTACGCCAGCGGCGCCAAGGTGACGATTCCCCTGTCGAGGAAGCTCCTCTCGATCGTAGACAAGAAGGCGCTCCTGAACTACGTAGCCGACAGGGTATACTCCGCTCTAGTCTGA
- a CDS encoding DUF429 domain-containing protein, translated as MVTVAGVDLRGSDRRPSGVAVISGRDLSVESLYSDEEIVDFLTRHRALVVAIDSPLSHSPSYRHVDRVMVRLGFRVLPPGWRGMSMLVERGVRLASRLSSMGVVVLETHPRSALKSSKCRGLGELVSKLGLVLPGRLTRDEEDAVVASAVSLMYVEGAVVEVEGVDGRIYLLPPVCGGSD; from the coding sequence ATGGTGACAGTAGCCGGCGTAGACCTGCGGGGGAGTGACCGGAGGCCCTCGGGCGTAGCAGTGATATCGGGTAGAGACCTAAGCGTCGAGTCGCTTTACAGCGACGAGGAGATAGTAGACTTCCTCACGCGCCATAGAGCCCTGGTTGTCGCCATCGACTCCCCTCTCTCGCACAGCCCCTCCTACAGGCACGTCGACAGGGTTATGGTCAGGCTGGGCTTCAGGGTGCTCCCGCCCGGCTGGAGGGGCATGAGCATGCTCGTTGAGAGGGGGGTGAGACTCGCCTCGCGCTTGAGTAGCATGGGCGTAGTCGTGCTCGAGACACACCCAAGGAGTGCGCTAAAGTCGAGTAAGTGCCGCGGCCTCGGGGAGCTGGTGTCCAAGCTAGGCTTGGTCTTGCCGGGCAGGCTCACGAGGGACGAGGAGGACGCGGTGGTAGCCTCGGCTGTGAGCCTCATGTACGTGGAGGGCGCAGTCGTCGAGGTAGAGGGCGTGGACGGCAGGATCTACCTGTTGCCCCCGGTGTGCGGGGGCTCAGACTAG
- a CDS encoding geranylgeranyl reductase family protein — protein MYDVVVVGAGVGGLYSSLVLAYKGFKVALVESKPRGKIGDKTCGDAIGVHHFEHIGLQIPDSVVDHRYRGVKIKSPSEEHEIIVPGEGISVNRVGFGQWLLKNALDRGVELYDEHFLVGVEVREGRVSSVKVKKTGGRVVDLRARFYIDASGARPALRTRLPEDWPISERPYETDFNLAYREVVELESGVSEADIHYAVIYLNARVAPGGYWWMFPKNREGTVVNVGLGVIGGSGFNPRHNYDRYLRDRFKGRVVHAGGGIVPTRRPLPTMVWSNVGSVGDAAYTVNPVHGGGIGSTMEAANILATHLANVLEQGEPDTGNMWEVNLKYLEAYGVKQASLDVLRMYLQRLSNDDFDWIIRNRLVDGSAVYDIGVKGSLGDRVVSSISTVIKLLGRPSLLGELRIVRNYMNKVTTLYRDEYPRSPEGIRSWASRVEELFDEYARLIGFNRGPRVKW, from the coding sequence GTGTACGACGTAGTCGTGGTAGGCGCAGGGGTCGGCGGGCTCTACTCCTCGCTCGTGCTAGCCTACAAGGGCTTCAAGGTAGCCCTCGTTGAGAGCAAGCCGAGGGGGAAGATCGGGGACAAGACCTGCGGCGACGCGATCGGAGTACACCACTTCGAGCACATCGGGCTACAAATCCCCGACAGCGTGGTAGACCACAGGTACAGGGGTGTGAAGATAAAGAGCCCCAGCGAGGAGCACGAGATAATTGTCCCAGGAGAAGGAATCAGCGTCAACAGGGTCGGGTTCGGGCAGTGGCTCCTGAAAAACGCCCTAGACCGGGGTGTCGAGCTATACGACGAGCACTTCCTGGTTGGCGTAGAGGTGAGAGAAGGGAGGGTGAGCAGTGTAAAGGTGAAGAAGACCGGTGGCAGGGTAGTCGACCTCAGGGCGAGGTTCTACATAGACGCGAGTGGTGCGAGGCCTGCTCTGAGGACCAGGCTACCCGAGGACTGGCCTATCTCCGAGAGGCCGTACGAGACGGACTTCAACCTCGCGTACAGGGAGGTCGTCGAGCTCGAGAGCGGGGTGAGCGAGGCGGACATACACTACGCCGTCATATACCTCAACGCGAGAGTCGCCCCCGGCGGCTACTGGTGGATGTTCCCCAAGAACAGAGAGGGCACGGTGGTGAACGTCGGGCTCGGGGTGATAGGAGGGTCGGGGTTCAACCCGAGGCACAACTACGACAGGTACTTGAGGGATAGGTTCAAGGGGAGGGTAGTCCACGCGGGGGGTGGCATAGTGCCCACGAGGAGGCCCCTCCCAACAATGGTCTGGAGTAACGTAGGGAGCGTGGGAGACGCGGCGTACACCGTGAACCCGGTTCACGGAGGCGGGATAGGGTCGACTATGGAGGCCGCGAACATACTAGCAACGCACCTGGCGAACGTCCTGGAGCAGGGGGAGCCGGACACGGGCAATATGTGGGAGGTGAACTTGAAGTACCTGGAAGCGTACGGGGTCAAACAGGCCAGTCTCGACGTCCTTCGCATGTACCTCCAGAGGCTGTCAAACGACGACTTCGACTGGATAATAAGGAACAGGCTGGTAGACGGCTCGGCCGTATACGACATAGGCGTAAAGGGCAGCCTGGGGGACAGGGTCGTCAGCTCTATCAGCACAGTGATCAAGCTCCTCGGGAGGCCTAGCCTGCTGGGTGAGCTGAGGATAGTCAGGAACTACATGAACAAGGTTACGACCTTGTACAGGGACGAGTACCCGAGGAGCCCAGAGGGGATTAGGAGCTGGGCGAGTAGAGTCGAGGAGCTGTTCGACGAGTACGCGAGGCTCATAGGGTTCAACAGGGGACCTAGAGTTAAATGGTGA
- a CDS encoding AMP phosphorylase: MLVSKEARNFTVSVLEVSTGSPLLVMNEQDAFEMSLTPHSKVMVKYEGREAYASVTLTKTMVAKGRVLASIELAEKLGLKEGYPVQVKPAGLPGSYASLLKRIRGERLSYNEMYSIIKDVVNGAYDEAEIAAFLLSQQFYVLDEDELTSLIKAMVETGVKISFDEPVFDEHSIGGVPGNSKVAMVAVPIVASFGLLIPKTSSRAITSPAGTADTMEVLARVDLTAEEIRELAKKTRGLLVWGGKLNLAPADDIFVNVERKLSIDPWHQMVASILSKKLAMSVESLVIDIPVGKKAKIEEPVHADQLAGLFIRQAAKLGMRVKVAITFGGQPIGMSVGPALEAKEALEALLNKRGSRSLVDKAILIAGLTMELSGKVPPGQGESYARELFSSGKAYEKFREIIEAQGGKPNIKPEEVPLGKYTYTFKSPLEGAVTYIDNAAVTMVARAAGAPFDKGAGVQFHAKVGYRVNKGDPLFTIYSNSESRLEEAISLASKYSVITVEGMLLKTLP; the protein is encoded by the coding sequence ATGCTCGTATCCAAGGAGGCCAGGAATTTTACTGTGAGCGTCTTAGAGGTTTCCACGGGGAGTCCTCTTCTAGTCATGAACGAGCAAGACGCGTTCGAGATGAGTTTAACACCCCACTCCAAGGTCATGGTCAAGTACGAGGGCAGAGAGGCCTACGCCTCGGTCACGCTGACCAAGACCATGGTAGCGAAGGGGAGGGTTCTCGCGTCCATTGAATTGGCCGAGAAGCTCGGCCTGAAAGAGGGCTATCCAGTCCAGGTCAAGCCCGCAGGCCTCCCCGGGTCGTACGCTTCCCTGCTCAAGAGGATTCGGGGAGAGCGCCTGAGCTACAACGAGATGTACTCGATAATAAAGGACGTCGTGAACGGGGCCTACGACGAGGCCGAGATAGCCGCTTTCTTGCTCAGCCAACAGTTTTACGTCCTAGACGAGGACGAGCTCACTAGCCTGATAAAGGCCATGGTCGAGACAGGAGTGAAAATAAGCTTCGACGAGCCCGTTTTCGACGAGCACAGTATCGGCGGTGTCCCGGGGAACAGCAAGGTCGCGATGGTGGCGGTACCCATAGTCGCGTCGTTCGGCCTACTCATCCCGAAGACTAGTAGCAGGGCTATAACCAGCCCGGCCGGTACGGCCGACACGATGGAGGTCCTAGCAAGAGTAGACTTGACAGCGGAAGAGATTAGAGAGCTCGCTAAGAAGACGAGAGGGCTCCTGGTCTGGGGCGGGAAGCTCAACCTAGCCCCAGCAGACGACATCTTCGTGAACGTGGAGAGGAAGCTTTCCATAGACCCGTGGCACCAGATGGTCGCGAGTATACTGAGTAAGAAGCTCGCCATGAGCGTCGAGTCCCTAGTTATAGACATTCCCGTCGGGAAGAAGGCGAAGATAGAGGAGCCGGTTCACGCAGACCAGTTGGCCGGCCTCTTCATAAGGCAGGCCGCAAAGCTAGGCATGAGGGTCAAGGTAGCCATAACATTCGGGGGCCAGCCGATCGGCATGAGCGTGGGGCCCGCCCTCGAGGCCAAGGAGGCACTAGAGGCCCTGTTGAACAAGAGGGGGTCGAGGAGCCTCGTCGACAAGGCTATCCTGATAGCCGGCTTGACCATGGAGTTGAGCGGGAAGGTGCCGCCTGGTCAGGGCGAGAGCTACGCTAGGGAGTTGTTCTCCTCGGGCAAGGCCTACGAGAAGTTCAGGGAGATAATCGAGGCCCAGGGCGGCAAACCGAACATTAAACCAGAGGAGGTCCCGCTGGGTAAGTACACTTACACGTTCAAGTCGCCTCTAGAGGGGGCGGTGACGTACATCGACAACGCGGCGGTAACCATGGTGGCTAGAGCGGCGGGGGCCCCGTTCGACAAGGGCGCCGGGGTACAGTTCCACGCGAAGGTGGGCTACAGGGTCAACAAGGGCGACCCCCTGTTCACCATATACAGTAACAGCGAGAGCAGGCTCGAGGAGGCCATCTCGCTGGCGTCGAAGTACTCCGTTATAACCGTGGAGGGCATGTTGCTGAAGACTCTCCCGTGA
- a CDS encoding Tfx family DNA-binding protein gives MGKYGLLTEKQYEVLKLRAKGLTQAEVASRLGMSRSAVAIAEKRALRKIELAAETLRVYREIMAVKVITLDEGVRLVDVPRTVIDEADKAGVKVKANFDYIFGLLRFKAGAGYPRLKKKVKIYLMRDGSIDVEETG, from the coding sequence ATGGGAAAGTACGGCCTCTTGACCGAGAAGCAGTACGAGGTCTTGAAGCTGAGAGCCAAGGGTCTCACCCAGGCAGAGGTCGCTTCTAGGCTGGGGATGTCTAGGTCGGCGGTTGCTATCGCGGAGAAGAGGGCCCTCAGGAAGATAGAGCTCGCGGCCGAGACTCTCAGGGTCTACCGGGAGATCATGGCCGTGAAAGTGATAACGCTCGACGAGGGAGTCAGGCTAGTGGACGTACCCAGGACGGTCATCGACGAGGCAGACAAAGCGGGCGTCAAAGTCAAGGCGAACTTCGACTACATATTCGGGCTTCTACGTTTCAAGGCAGGCGCTGGCTACCCGAGACTCAAGAAGAAGGTCAAGATCTACCTGATGAGGGACGGGAGCATAGACGTGGAGGAGACCGGCTGA
- a CDS encoding TrpB-like pyridoxal phosphate-dependent enzyme, producing MELRSSQRPDLLPKSWYNIVPDLPEKIPPYILPDGTVVKPEMFHALFARELVRQEFSDERFIKIPDELSEYYLQAGRPTPLLRARNLEKYLDTCARIYFKYEGVLPAGSHKFNTAIAQAFYNKLEGVKRLSTETGAGQWGSALSLAGSLVGIKVRVFMVRASYNQKPFRRILMETYGAEVYPSPSTITSFGRKLLQENPDHPGSLGIAISEAIEDVINSGGEAKYSLGSVLNHVLLHQTVIGQEAIKQLEELGVGVEDVSYVVGAVGGGSNYAGLAYPFLYYRLRGKTSTVFVAVEPRAVPSMTRGEYRYDFGDTAGLTPMLKMHTLGHDFVPPPIHAGGLRYHGVAPSLSILVNHKLVEPVAYGQREVFEAGVLFARLQGIVPAPESAHAVKAVIDIARRYRGSCERPVIVFNLSGHGLLDLKGYEEYLYNALPDT from the coding sequence ATGGAGTTAAGGTCTTCCCAAAGACCCGACCTCCTACCCAAGTCCTGGTACAACATAGTCCCAGACCTCCCGGAGAAGATACCTCCCTACATCCTGCCAGACGGAACCGTTGTGAAACCCGAGATGTTCCACGCCCTGTTCGCCAGGGAACTCGTCAGGCAGGAGTTCAGCGACGAGAGGTTCATTAAAATACCCGACGAGCTCTCCGAGTACTACCTTCAGGCCGGGAGGCCCACGCCGCTGCTGAGAGCGAGAAACCTCGAGAAGTACCTCGACACCTGCGCGAGGATATACTTCAAGTACGAGGGAGTCCTGCCGGCGGGCTCCCACAAGTTCAACACCGCGATAGCCCAGGCGTTCTACAACAAGCTCGAGGGCGTCAAGAGGCTCAGTACAGAGACTGGCGCCGGCCAGTGGGGTAGCGCCCTATCTCTAGCCGGTAGCCTAGTGGGCATCAAGGTAAGGGTCTTCATGGTGAGGGCGAGCTACAACCAGAAGCCCTTCAGGAGGATACTGATGGAGACCTACGGGGCCGAGGTCTACCCCAGCCCCTCCACTATAACCTCTTTCGGCAGGAAGCTACTCCAGGAGAACCCGGACCACCCGGGCAGCCTCGGCATCGCGATATCGGAGGCCATAGAGGACGTCATCAACAGCGGGGGAGAGGCCAAGTACAGCCTCGGGAGCGTCCTCAACCACGTCCTCCTACACCAGACCGTGATAGGGCAGGAGGCGATCAAGCAGTTGGAGGAGTTGGGTGTCGGAGTCGAGGACGTATCATACGTCGTGGGGGCTGTCGGCGGCGGGAGCAACTACGCCGGCCTGGCGTACCCCTTCCTCTACTACAGGCTTAGAGGGAAGACGAGCACCGTCTTCGTGGCTGTAGAGCCCAGAGCAGTGCCGTCAATGACCAGAGGGGAGTACAGGTACGACTTCGGGGACACTGCCGGGCTGACGCCGATGCTGAAGATGCACACGCTCGGGCACGACTTCGTCCCGCCCCCCATACACGCCGGGGGCCTCAGGTACCACGGGGTGGCGCCGTCGCTAAGCATACTCGTAAACCACAAGCTGGTGGAGCCCGTGGCGTACGGGCAGAGGGAGGTGTTCGAGGCCGGCGTCCTGTTCGCGAGGTTGCAGGGGATAGTGCCCGCCCCGGAGAGCGCCCACGCCGTGAAGGCCGTGATAGACATAGCGAGGAGGTACAGAGGATCCTGCGAGAGGCCCGTCATAGTCTTCAACCTCAGCGGGCACGGGCTACTCGACCTAAAGGGTTACGAGGAGTACCTCTACAACGCCCTACCGGACACGTAA